The window CCCAGACAGAGACTAACAAAAAAGTTCCAAACCATCATGGCGGCCGGTAAAGGTCATGATCAACAGAGCTTCATGAAGGACTTTACTGAGGAGCAGTGAAGAAAAGTTTACTCACTGATGCAAGAAGCTGTGGAGTGTGAACAAGCTGCAGATActgacagggaggaggaggaagaggaggaggaggaagaggaggaggaggaggacgaggaggacgaggagaaggaggaggaaggggagggagaggaggaggaagaggaggaggaggaggaggacgaggaggacgaggaggaggaggaggaagaggaggaggaagaggaggaggaagagaaggaagaggaggacgaggaggacgaggagaaggaggaggaaggggagggagaggaggaagaggaggaggaggacgaggagaaggaggaggaggaagaggacgaggaggaggacaaggagaaggaggaggaggaagaggaggaggagaaggaggaggaggaagaggacgatgaggaggaggaggaaggggagggagaggaggaagaggaggaggaggaggaggacaaggagaaggaggaggaggaagaggacgaggaggaggaggacaaggagaaggaggaggaggaagaggatgaggaggaggaggagaaggaggaggaagaggacgaggaggaggaggagaaggaggaggaagaggacgaggaggaggaggaggaggaggagaaggaggaggaagaggacgaggaggacgaggaggaggaggagaaggaggaggaagaggacgaggaggaggaagaggaggacggcCGAGCACAGGGAAAACATCGTCATTTCAGAACtgtacaacaaaaacaaaaaacccaaacacacatctgtacaaatgtacaaaaatcaACAGGATTAAAACGCtgaatcatcatttttttttaaatcgtccGACGTGGTCACCGTGGATCTGACAGGACGACGTCAGAACTCGGACCTGCATCAGAGTCAACGTGCCAGCTTTAAGTGCAATCCACAGCACACCTGAGGCCCCCCCGGACGCCGTGTGCTTCTGTGTCCGCCTCCTCCATCATCTGCACGGGCGGGGGGGCGGCCTCGGCGAGTATAAAGGACAGCTGGTTAGTGATCATCATGTTCAATTCTCCAATCACTTCAGTTGCTGTAACCgcagcaacaaaacacacaaacagcaaattAAATCTGTAAAacgtaaaagaaataaaaaaagaagagaatccCTTTCTGCTCCCGGCTCTGCTGCTGAGTGTACGTAACCACGGTAACCAGTGACCTCGTCTtaaaacacaccaaaaaaacCAAACTGAGACCTAAAAGTAGTTAAGTTAAAATGTAGATACACATCTGGTGGAGCTTTTGGATGCAGCTGCGACGGTTTGATCTCAGGTAGAGTCGACTtcaggtgtttcaggtgtgGAGACGTTTATTAACCATCACTTTCTATCAATGTGCACCTCTGAAGAGCTTCATACACACATCATCCTCCTGCACCTGAAGCTACTGAAACCCTACGTTGTGGCCAGagacaaagattaaaaaataaaaggtaaagTAAAAATCAAAAAGGATTTATCCAGCGAGTTTCATAAACATAACTGAGTCAGAATTCAGGTTTTCGGGCCCCCAGTTTCCTCTCCACACATTCATGCCAACATCTCTTGAGGGACCTCGGCTGGTAGCAGTGTTTATATATCGAGtagaagaagtgtgtgtgtgtgtgtctgtgtgtgtgagacaggaCGAGCAGCAAACATTCTGAACTCATCAgtcataaaaacatgtgaagagGCAGATCTGTCCTCCATCGCAATGTTCAACGCTCTGATAACATAATTATAACCCCCCCTTAACTAAatgatttcttcttctaaacagcgcccacagaaaaaaagatacatttttgcTGCAGTCTGATAAATCATCATGatgataacaaacacaaacgGTGCGCTGCttcaagcagagagagagagagagagagagagagagagagagagcgagcgagagctCAGTCATCGGTGGCGTTCAGGAGCATTTTAAACGTCAAAAATGAGAGAATTTAACCCTGAAAAGTTCTTAATTAGTCAGTGTCTGCCACTCACTCTGTTTGACCTTCATCATAAAGATTGCAGCTTCTGATGTTTGCATATTGCACTCTGCCGTGTTGCAACATAAACAATACTTAAATTGATTTTGCAGCCCTGACGCACTCTGAAGCAGAACGGGCGGGGGGATCGTTTACGGCTGTGATTCAACACAAAGAGGTTTGAGATTGAACATGTATTTTTGACAGTTTGAgtcctttaaacacaacatggtGTGCAAAGAAACTGCTTGTGTTTAAAGCCCTTTGTTGAGACGAAGCTGGACCCCATCAGGCAGAACATGATGAAGACCAGGACTCGGTTTCTAAGCAGTATGGGAGTCCTCGTCTCCGGTTTAAGGAAGTAAGGgaggattgattttaaaatgtatttctgctcATAAACAGGAGGAATATAAAGTATGTGAGGCGTCTACAACAGGAATGAAACTCTTCAGAGGAGACAGCAGGGAAGAGAAACTGACTACAGCAACATTTGTGATCGTGACCTTTGTGCTCAGCAGCAGGTAGTTCACCATAATCCAGAGCGGCCTTTTCACTTCCTGATACGGAAACTGATCACATGATCTGAGTCACACACCTGTCATGAGATCTGAGCAGTGAGAGGAGAGTTCTGGTGGTGGAAACacaagagagaaacaaacaggaagggagagagagagagagagagagagagagagagagagagagagaggacggctAAAGAGCTTGTGATGGCAGAGAAAGTTCCACCGAGGGGGGTGAAGTCAGAGGGGGGCGTTTGTTTTGTTACCCTTAGAGTCGCTGACAGGAAGACGACGCACTAACTTCTTGACTTTCTTTTCCAGGAATCAGAATCCTCCCGTGACTGAGCAAGGAGGGAGAACACAGACTGATGCAAGACCTGACAAAGACCTGACAGAGACTCAAAGCATTTCACtattttttacatcttgttTCTGATCAAAAGTAAATCATAAAttaaaaatcatattttgagcatctttcttttaaaataagtctacaccttttttaaatatctaaaataaaTCTGCGACTTCAGACCTTTTCCCACTACAGAAACCGAGCCTGCAGCCGCCATCTTTTCTGCAGAGGAtccacagtttgtgttttacttCCTCCTTTGACTTCGTCTTTGTAAACTCTCTCAGACTGGGTGCACAGTTTGAGGAATAAGTTACCAGTTTAGCcacatttttgagttttttttaaatcttctaaACTTTTCGGCACAACGTgatatcaaatgtattttaatagtCAGAGCGgcagcagtttgtgttttacaaacagagagacagacgaggAGGTGAAACCGTCCAAACGTTACCAACATGTTCATGTTGGTAACGTTTGGGTTCAGAGTGCAGGCGTTTGTCTGCAGGTTTCAgtgattcaaaacaaaacatcagtcAGTGTTGTTCCTCACACCGTGTCCTGACAGCACGCCAGCGTTACACGTCGTCGCATCGACCATGATCACTCGTGCCcgtccacactgcatccgttaaatatttcattctttGATCTGTGAACTTTTTGTTTCCCCCTCGCAAACATTATGACATCTGGTGCTTTTGTATTGatgagctgttgactcaaatcacaacactcagagtATCGATGATTGACGATCAAAGGTCAAAGatcaacatttaaatcatgGATGTGGATATTATTCATGCACCGTTATCTCCCCCTTGTATAACAAGCTAACCAGCTCTGTGGAGTGATCAGAGCCGTGTAGAGCCGCCTCCCTCGTTTTTCGTTTCCCGTCCACGTCTATGCGAGCTGCAGAGAGGGAAATAGAAACAAGGCGTCGGGGGGGGAGACGGCGCTGCTTCACCGGCAGAATCAGACTGGTTTAGTCGCTGACGCTTGCGCCACGTGCTGTTAGGACATGCTGTAAAATATTGTGAAAATATTGCCCCCTGCTTCGATGATATCAACTTTGCAACTtgttcattttgactttttaaattctatttctATCTATCAGCCGTGCACAGCTAGAGCTCTATGAACCCCCCTCCCAGAGTAAAGCAGCACGGTTACtaaatcaggttttttttttttttttacttttctgcaGCCTCAGGATGAAAGCCACCAGCTGCTCATATCAGCGTATCtcgtttgtctgtttgtctgtttatctAGTGGAGCCTGAATTGGTGAAAACTAAATTCTAGGTGTCAGAATCAAAATCTAGGAGGGAAAAACTGAACTTATCTCCAGCTCAGCTTTCTGCAGTCTCCAGtttcttcttcacctcattCAACCAGTTCATCGTCTGGGGTCCCAAACTGACTGAAAGTAGGAACTAGAACCAGGTTGTGAAGTTCCCGTAGTGGAAGAAAAAGACCTTTGACTATCTTCACATGTGCTTTTTAATCACTCCTAAATCATTATCTGGCTGATTCAAACTTCTTGCTAACAAACTTTCCAGGGAGAGTCTGTATTGAACTGTTGCTCGTTAATCCTTTCAgtttgcaacacacacacacacacacacactcgctcctGTCTAATGTGTTTCAGGCTCTACCTGTCAGGAAGtttctggggttttttttttgcatgctgGGTTACTTAGAAAAAACAACCCCCACTTTCCGAACGCTGCATTTCCACAAGGCACTATGTGACATTACAGGCTGAAGGTAGAGTTAGTCTTCAGGTGCAAAACACTCACAAGGAGACCAGCTGATTTGTCAGAAGCATCTATATTATTAGGGTTAGCTAGAAAAGCTCTGGGTTTAGCGTAACGTCtacattctgttatttataaaaaagtgtttttaagcTCGACATGAAGCTGGAGACAGATTTACAAAACAGGCCGATAAAATACCAAAACGTGTGTTACAAAATAAGCCTCTTCTGGTGTCACACCTGAGGGACAGAGGGGGATAAAGGTTAGAGCACCAAACATGTGCTATCTCCCTGCAGAAATGACAAGCAGTCATCATGTGTAGTTCACCGTcattaaaaggtcaaaggtcattaaaaaggaagagaaaggtggagggggacgtGATGCTTCTCGTTAGCACCGCTGTGTTCTGTAGTGACGAGCTGCAGCCTGATTAACAGTCAacagagacggggggggggggggggggggggggggggggagatattTCCTGGAGTCCTGCAGGTCATCCAGTATATTCCACATGTGATTGTTTAATCAGGAAGAGGTTAATCccagctggaaaaaaacaaaaaaaaaacaataaaacattttggtttgaCCTCCGGAGAGAATTAATCCTCAAGAGGCGGAGAACGACCGatgatggagaggagagaaagtagTTCCTCCTGGACGTGTGGACGATGACGTCAGGAGGAGCGTTTTCGTCTCTCAGTCGCTGCTGTCGTCTTCGTCGTCGTCGTCCgacatgttgctgctgttgaACTTTGACCCCGGCCGGCTGATGGAGTCCGAGCGGATGGAGAGGCCTCCCGACGTCAGCTGCACGAAGCAGAACTCGCAGACTCGGACCGGTTTGGACGACTGGCTGGGCAGGAGGTACTTCTTATCCGAGCACGGCCCGCACACCACGTAGCCGCACTTCCTGCAGTGATGGCGGCGGCTGACTGGCGTGAACTTCACCTTCTGGCAGCGCATGCACACCGTCGCCTCGGAGTCGGGCACCCAGACGGCGGCGTGCTCGCCCGTCGGGGACTTTCCGCTTTTCTGCAGCAGGTCGCCGACACACTTCCCGATGTGGTTCATCCACTCGGACTTCTCCGTGGCGGTGGCGGCGTACACGGCGAAGGACTTGGTGGGCGTCTTGATGAGCCAGCCGTTGTGCAGGTCGCCCTCGTCGGGCACCGTGTCGATGGTGACGCTCTCCAGCGGGATGATGTGCTGCTTGTTGTACTTCTTCTTCTGGATGACGATGTTCCCGTACACGAGGATGTCGTTGAAGAGGAAGAACTGCCGCGCCTTGGGCTTCTTCCGGCACAGTTTGGTGAGGACGCCCTCGCCGATCAGCACGCGGCCCGGGATCGCCAACGGCTGCCCGGCCGCGCCGAAGCAACCCTCCACCACCGCGATCCGTTTGGAGTTGGCCTCGCTGTTGGCAAGCCGGTCGACCATCTTCACCTCACCTGCAGGAGAACGGAGAGAGGGGAAcgtttgagtgtttttacattttcacagattttaaaaaacaaagaggaagtcGTCGTAAAAGAAGAAATAGCACAGCAGCGCTCTCAGGTTTCTCCCAGTAGGCCTTTAAACTGGCTGAACTTGCTCCTTAAAGgttgagaaataaataaatcagttccATATCAAAGTTTCCCCGACGCTCTTTGAAAGACACGAGATGGAAAATAGAGGCGGTGTAGTTTGAGCTGCGTCTTCGTTCCTCTCCTGAAATCACTCACTAAGtcactcttcctctttctctcacttgTTGAATCTCACTTTCCTTATCGACGTCACCGTCTGAGCGCCACCACATTTCAAACATCCAAAGAGGCGTCACATGTGCGCAGAGTGTCACGCTCTGATTTAACAGGAACATGCGAGGATTAAAGTGGAGCTGCACAATGTGACTTCACGCATCGATCTGCTGATCACATTCAGATTAACAAACATCTGATCCCAGTCATATGTCGAGTTTATCAGCTCCAGCTTTTGAtgttcagctgctgcagagtgaacatttcatcaaaaacaacaaagcatgAGTTCATAATCCTTGGCTTGTTCTCAGTTCAGAACAAGATCAAATATATTTCTgactttttcaaaaacactgtcactaATATTTCAAACAGATATTATGAAACTTCTCTGAATAATTCGGACCAAAGAAACTATTATGAAGAAAGAATAAAATCCTCTTTCAGTCCATTTATTAGCTTCCAGTGCAATTAGAGATGCAACCATTTCTTTATTAGTTGACCAGCCTGAGAGATGATGTGCCGATGgaaacatgagctaatcacacctatttggttttttgaaccaggctgtaaacatgttcatctctttcaaaacaggctttttagaatgggtgtgtatgtgacttcctgtgcttctgcagccagcctcgagtggacactccaggaactgcaggattttacacttctgcatcAATTGGACCCCGGTCaattttttctgaatatttcctgttcttttggacattttaaagtATCTGGtcggaaaaaaaatccaagataAAATCAGAGTGAACAATTTAAAAGTTTGTGtccaaaaaggaagaaaaaaaacctctgaaaatGTTCTGGAGTTTGGTTCATGTGTTAATAGGGCTGATGTGCTTGAGATCACCCTACTCTTACATTTTATCTAATGCACTATTTAATTAAGAGGAGAAATGAGGATAAGATGCTTTAATCCGCATCTGAAATCTCCCATAAAAAGTCCAGTTATGAGACCAAAGAGCAAACACCAGGAGGTTTCTCTCCTCATGAGCAGAGAGAGCTTAGTGCTTTAGGTTTCTCTCACAGCTACACAgagcaggtcaaaggtcagtggTGTGAGAGATGGACGAGTGCTGGCTCTGCGCGGCCAACCTTGAGGGTTGGGTTCGGGCTGTGACCTCAGAGAGACGCTCACATGCGTGACAACAAACTGAATATTGAAGACATGAAGATGAGCTCGCTTTCTTCAGATCCACTCGGATATTTTCCACCTCAGTGAATTctactctgacacctagtgtttgaaatgggtactgcagtctaaattctaaacattgtagagagctgtctccccccctcctctctagagtggatgctcactcaggtcaccatgtggtggactctgaagcttcagtgtttatccagctctgcatgggtctgtaaacctttctgtgttctaacctctctccatttttcaaaagcatctccaatattgatcctagtttgagcacgtttctgctcgtggagcttattagaaacatgcagaggctttttaggtcgggtacaatcacttctatctgaaccacttctcttgttggtttgacctgataactgctctcatatctggcaaaccgaggggcgtccaaaacggccatgtgggggggtcgccttaaaaccacctaccttctctggtccaaacaaatccagagcattcaggagcagaatctaaagttagaaggaggacatactggctgctgcattgttgtcagagaagccagcacttcaacatagcatgtttccttaatgatcagagagtaagatacctttatcatctcactctctacacagctcactgattggacctttgaGTAAAGGAAGTTTAAATCCTCATGTTTGAGAGTTTAACAACAATTCATATCAACTTATTTATCCACATTAAAAGTCTATTGAAAGTAAAACTTAACCACAACTTTGCCCAACAAACATCTACATAGTGTAAGAGGTAACTTTGGTCTAACAACAGGTTATGGTTTGTCTGTGGGTGGACTTCACTGGAACAAACTTCAGCCCTCACTAACTCCCTGGAACACAAAGCAGACATAGTGTAGGTGTTGTTGCACGCTCGGTTTCTCTCCACAGAGCTGGAGACGAGGCTAATTAACCAGCAGAGTCCGGAGCAGCCTGGGCCGGACTCCCCAGTGATCTGCACACTAATaacccagagagagaaagagagagagagagagagagagagaggacagagggggcTGCTGACATGTCGACGCTGTTAAGAGAGGGATCGCTGCCCAACGCAGAGGATACCGGCCAACCAGCTCCCCCCATCAGCTGACAGATGACGGCACTGAGAGCAAAGTCTCCAGAGAGCGAGAGCGGCATAAATACAGGCCGGAGGCTCCAAACCCAGCAATCAAAGCGAGACAGAgcggggcgagagagagagagagagagagagagactgaaaatACGACAGGAGGAAGAACCAGCTGTCTCTGCTTTATAGTGAATGATGTTTCAGCGCTTACATCCTCCAGGAAGCAAGAAATCAAAAGAGGACTGTAGGAGCATGAAATCAATCTCATTATATATTCAATTTAAGATAAAGAATAAATCGTGTCCTTACGGGCGCTCACATGAAGCTCCACGACAACGGCCGATCGTTTGAtatcgtttatttcccgatcagacccagagcgaggaggatgtgcagtacaagacacgatccgcTACGGGgaaaaataatatacatttggaaaagagcgcagTGACTGCAGCACAATGCACAAACCACTAGACTACCGGCGCCCtgaaactttttattctttatctttctcgcccttgagctccggcatgaaaccaaaacaactcacgctgcattgcgATCTTtgttatgctggtatcttcacactgcacttacctgaaatgagcgtgatctagaaacacagttaagcagtgagtacagtatgttattcttcttttctctagtccctcaattaaacaacttttatacacgaggggaggagtcagccggccgtcctggcgatgtaaacaaagtgaagataggactctgaaaactctgaaaacatcacagacagtgggactcggatgttacacccattgtagacagtcatgactcacagagttattttcagaggatatacttgatttctacatttaagtttgaaaaatcacaaataaaggcTCTAAGTTACATAAAAAGTTTGATCTATGCAAATCACGATCTTCTGCAGCTTTAATTCCAGCGAAAAGAGCCTCGAAATACGACGCTGTGTTCTTTAAGAAAATGCCGCAGACACACAGGAGAAAGTGATTTTCATTTCTCTACAGCTCAGCTGGAGTTGGTCATTTTGAATGCCGATTTGGTTACAGAAACAGCCGCGGCTTTAGATAAGCTCAATGATTAATTCATTAGGAGAGCTGTCCTCTCTCTCAGCTTACAAGGAGCTGCTGTTTACTGCCAGGAGGGAATCAGAGTAAACCTGCAGCCCCACAAAAACACCACCAGAAAGAAGTGGATCATGAATAATGTGCGCACTGTGTTCTCCACAAAAGGCGAGATTAAGACTTCAGCCGACATGTGCGAGTTAAGGCACAGGAGAGGTTATTATTGGACACACGGCATTATGCTTTGAAGGAGGTCAGACATCATTAACCTGCCTCTGTAACAAAGGAAACCAATTCCATCTTCAAGCACAAACGTTTATAAGAGCGGGCCGTTATTTCAGACCTGAAGTCAAAATGTCATCAGACCTGAAGTCAAAATGTCATAACCACATCGAACAGAATCCACAGGTCAATGAGCCTATCAAGCAAACATCATAGAGCCGAGGTAATCAGCAACTCATGATGACACACATCACACAGAGATATTTTCTACATGTagttttcctttctctctttgtcaaTAGTATGTTTGCATGGAACCACACTGTGCAGAGGATCTATTGTTTCTCCCACGATTGGTGCCAAACTCAATCACATTTCTGAGGGTCTTGAACCCGAGCGTACTGGACGATTTCAGGCCGTTTCAGACCTGAATCAAAAAGACTTTCCTGGAGAGGATGCGCTCCATACACCTATTAAATGCCTGAGGTGGAGGGATGCTGCCCCACCCACCCACAGTCAGCGGCTGAAGGACCTTATGTCCTGTTTAGACCTCGAGAAGATTCACTACTCGGTCAATGGCTGTAacgaaaaaaaatcaaaaaaaaggtGTGGGGACCACATTCAGAAACTCAtcaatttaaagaaacactctcctctcctccactaGTCTTTTTGAATATACATCTGTGATATATTAATATCATACAATTTGAATCCTTATTGCCTTTCTTCCATACTTTTGCACTTTTCTGCTACTTGTCCACTTCTGTATTTTTCCCAACGCACAGtatgttattttaatttatttccttatttttttccccacgtgattctttttatttcagggtCTATGAAACCCAAATTCCAGCACTTGCTTGTCCTTTAACTGCAgaattttaagtttaaaaactgtgatCGAAATTTCCGGCAGTAGACAAGGATTTGagggagtgatggaggaggttgCTGATCCTTTTGTATCTTTTGCTCATTTCAAGAGCTCACTGTACTGTATTaatctgtataaaaaaaactaataaaaaaaaaagaagaggttaCTGTGTGGGAAAGATTCATCTGTGAGGACAACAACAAGATTATCTGGAAGTTGTGCAATGCACTGTTGAAAT is drawn from Labrus bergylta chromosome 8, fLabBer1.1, whole genome shotgun sequence and contains these coding sequences:
- the plekhf2 gene encoding pleckstrin homology domain-containing family F member 2 isoform X1; amino-acid sequence: MQISIRRAGHFLCATTTGEVKMVDRLANSEANSKRIAVVEGCFGAAGQPLAIPGRVLIGEGVLTKLCRKKPKARQFFLFNDILVYGNIVIQKKKYNKQHIIPLESVTIDTVPDEGDLHNGWLIKTPTKSFAVYAATATEKSEWMNHIGKCVGDLLQKSGKSPTGEHAAVWVPDSEATVCMRCQKVKFTPVSRRHHCRKCGYVVCGPCSDKKYLLPSQSSKPVRVCEFCFVQLTSGGLSIRSDSISRPGSKFNSSNMSDDDDEDDSSD
- the plekhf2 gene encoding pleckstrin homology domain-containing family F member 2 isoform X2, which translates into the protein MVDRLANSEANSKRIAVVEGCFGAAGQPLAIPGRVLIGEGVLTKLCRKKPKARQFFLFNDILVYGNIVIQKKKYNKQHIIPLESVTIDTVPDEGDLHNGWLIKTPTKSFAVYAATATEKSEWMNHIGKCVGDLLQKSGKSPTGEHAAVWVPDSEATVCMRCQKVKFTPVSRRHHCRKCGYVVCGPCSDKKYLLPSQSSKPVRVCEFCFVQLTSGGLSIRSDSISRPGSKFNSSNMSDDDDEDDSSD